A genomic window from Nocardioides rotundus includes:
- a CDS encoding acyl-CoA thioesterase, producing MPASASELVELLDIEDIDRNLFRGRQPQTDRQRVFGGQVAAQALIAAIRTVDPDFHVHSLHSYFLRPGDTAVPIVYDVEAMRDGRSFATRRVVARQHGRPIYYLTANMQRPEEGFEHQDVMPDVVPPEQGLSFHDLMRSRGGADSEAFAKEWAALDVRYLGNSARGLPEDPMHPARAQLWIKVNGDLSDDPAEHLAAFTYASDLTLLGATLVPHGMDISNPRLQPASLDHTIWFHRPFRADRWWLYDQVSPSASGARGLALGRVFTQDGTLVATVAQEGLIRYRSDAGTSGDEALRAG from the coding sequence GTGCCCGCTTCCGCCTCCGAGCTGGTCGAGCTGCTCGACATCGAGGATATCGATCGCAACCTCTTCCGTGGCCGGCAGCCGCAGACCGACCGGCAGCGCGTGTTCGGCGGCCAGGTGGCCGCCCAGGCCCTGATCGCTGCGATCCGCACGGTCGACCCCGACTTCCACGTGCACTCGCTGCACTCCTACTTCCTGCGGCCCGGCGACACCGCCGTGCCGATCGTGTACGACGTCGAGGCGATGCGCGACGGCCGCAGCTTCGCCACCCGACGGGTCGTCGCCCGGCAGCACGGCCGCCCGATCTACTACCTCACGGCCAACATGCAGCGCCCCGAGGAGGGCTTCGAGCACCAGGACGTGATGCCCGACGTGGTGCCGCCCGAGCAGGGGCTGAGCTTCCACGACCTGATGCGCTCGCGGGGCGGCGCGGACTCCGAGGCGTTCGCCAAGGAGTGGGCGGCCCTGGACGTGCGCTACCTCGGCAACTCCGCGCGCGGGCTCCCGGAGGACCCGATGCACCCGGCGCGCGCCCAGCTGTGGATCAAGGTCAACGGCGACCTCTCCGACGACCCCGCCGAGCACCTCGCGGCCTTCACCTACGCCTCCGACCTGACACTGCTGGGCGCCACGCTCGTCCCGCACGGGATGGACATCTCCAACCCCCGGCTGCAGCCCGCGTCGCTGGACCACACGATCTGGTTCCACCGGCCGTTCCGAGCCGACCGGTGGTGGCTCTACGACCAGGTCTCGCCCTCGGCGTCGGGCGCGCGCGGCCTGGCACTGGGGCGGGTGTTCACCCAGGACGGCACGCTGGTGGCGACGGTGGCCCAGGAGGGGCTGATCCGGTATCGCTCCGATGCGGGAACGTCGGGTGACGAGGCACTGCGCGCCGGGTGA
- a CDS encoding PAC2 family protein, whose product MSRLVHIVDEVPELDGVDDLTMVLALDGFLDAGQAAAHAAAQLERTSDTRVVATFDVDQFHDYRARRPAMSFVRDHYAGYDAPRLVVRLLADAGGTPYLLLRGPEPDNRWEAFCGAVREVVERLGVTRVVSIGSVPMAVPHTRPIAITPHANDPSLLTQASPWRGELRIPSSAQALLEIRLGEWGHDALGYVAHVPHYLAQLDYPRAAVTLLEQVERGGRLTLDLTALQEDADEREEEIGRRLAADEEVAQVVSGLEEQYDTFRAAEESGSNLLATDQPLPTGEEIGQQFEQFLAGLDRPDEDE is encoded by the coding sequence TTGAGCAGGCTGGTGCACATCGTGGACGAGGTCCCCGAGCTCGACGGGGTCGACGACCTGACCATGGTGCTGGCGCTGGACGGCTTCCTCGACGCCGGCCAGGCGGCGGCGCACGCCGCGGCCCAGCTCGAGCGCACCAGCGACACCCGGGTCGTCGCCACCTTCGACGTCGACCAGTTCCACGACTACCGCGCCCGGCGCCCGGCGATGTCCTTCGTGCGGGACCACTACGCGGGGTACGACGCGCCCCGGCTGGTCGTGCGGCTGCTCGCGGACGCTGGCGGGACGCCGTACCTCCTCCTGCGCGGACCCGAGCCGGACAACCGCTGGGAGGCCTTCTGCGGCGCGGTGCGCGAGGTCGTCGAGCGGCTGGGCGTGACGCGTGTCGTGTCGATCGGCTCGGTGCCCATGGCGGTGCCGCACACCCGCCCGATCGCGATCACCCCGCACGCCAACGACCCGTCGCTGCTCACGCAGGCGAGCCCGTGGCGCGGCGAGCTGCGGATCCCCTCCAGCGCCCAGGCGCTGCTGGAGATCCGCCTCGGCGAGTGGGGTCACGACGCGCTCGGCTATGTCGCGCACGTCCCGCACTACCTCGCGCAGCTGGACTATCCCCGGGCGGCGGTCACCCTGCTGGAGCAGGTGGAGCGCGGCGGCCGGCTGACCCTGGACCTGACCGCGCTGCAGGAGGACGCCGACGAGCGCGAGGAGGAGATCGGCCGGCGGCTGGCCGCCGACGAGGAGGTCGCCCAGGTCGTCTCCGGCCTGGAGGAGCAGTACGACACCTTCCGCGCCGCGGAGGAGAGCGGCAGCAACCTGCTGGCGACCGACCAGCCGCTGCCGACGGGGGAGGAGATCGGTCAGCAGTTCGAGCAGTTCCTCGCGGGCCTGGACCGGCCCGACGAGGACGAGTGA
- a CDS encoding gluzincin family metallopeptidase produces the protein MSGSGPEAMRRLAAVLTWALVATSVVGCADDTAPPPSAATTDQGQAGKKQPGARPGKARRDRPRRVQSAPDTLAEIRTVLDARAQALMGRDVAAFQSTLGGSPGFAEEQREYQQNLAQLPLTRVQYVLDPASLMRTGRDYTAVVDLLLQLDGYDAGPTRSRARMTFRREPAGIRITDVSLGESGAQPWDLGPIVARRRGSVLGVFDPGSDAWAPDVLASVRRGTADVRPRVPTAWPRSVVVYALSDGRFLGSLPAARSGDTDRVDALTFTVPGLGARPAASRFVLSPRVLESSGPALDRLVRHELTHVATGPLGDAVPLWLAEGSAEWVSAQALGPADRTPPDATVAAAEAGPLRLPDASAFTGDRSRAAYGVSWWLCEYLARSYGEGAVWTLISRFRAAGAQADPSTVLRETLGVSPEQVARGARRLVLREGGVREPRPSRSPSSSPSPSPRATSSG, from the coding sequence ATGTCAGGATCCGGCCCTGAGGCGATGCGGCGGCTGGCCGCGGTCCTGACCTGGGCCCTGGTGGCGACGTCGGTCGTGGGGTGTGCCGACGACACCGCACCGCCGCCCTCGGCCGCCACCACCGATCAGGGGCAGGCCGGGAAGAAGCAGCCGGGCGCGCGGCCGGGCAAGGCGCGCCGGGACCGTCCGCGCCGAGTGCAGAGCGCCCCGGACACGCTGGCCGAGATCCGCACGGTCCTCGACGCCCGGGCGCAGGCCCTGATGGGGCGGGACGTCGCCGCCTTCCAAAGCACGTTGGGCGGCTCGCCGGGCTTCGCCGAGGAGCAGCGGGAGTACCAGCAGAACCTCGCCCAGCTGCCGCTGACCCGGGTGCAGTACGTCCTGGACCCCGCCTCGCTGATGCGGACCGGCCGGGACTACACCGCCGTGGTGGACCTGCTGTTGCAGCTCGACGGCTACGACGCCGGGCCAACTCGATCGCGGGCCCGGATGACCTTCCGGCGGGAGCCTGCCGGGATCCGGATCACCGACGTGTCGCTGGGGGAGTCGGGCGCGCAGCCGTGGGACCTCGGACCGATCGTGGCGCGGCGGAGGGGGTCCGTGCTCGGCGTCTTCGACCCCGGCAGTGACGCGTGGGCACCTGACGTGCTGGCCTCCGTGCGGAGGGGTACGGCGGACGTCAGGCCGCGGGTTCCGACAGCCTGGCCCCGCTCGGTCGTCGTCTACGCCCTCTCCGATGGCCGCTTCCTCGGCAGCCTGCCCGCCGCGCGGTCCGGGGACACCGACCGCGTGGACGCCCTCACCTTCACCGTCCCGGGGCTGGGCGCCCGTCCGGCCGCCAGCCGGTTCGTGCTGAGCCCGCGGGTCCTGGAGTCGTCGGGGCCGGCGTTGGACCGGCTGGTCCGGCACGAGCTGACCCATGTGGCGACCGGGCCACTGGGCGACGCCGTACCCCTCTGGCTGGCCGAAGGGTCCGCGGAATGGGTCTCCGCCCAGGCGCTCGGTCCTGCCGACCGCACACCTCCCGACGCCACCGTCGCGGCTGCCGAGGCGGGGCCGCTCCGCCTCCCGGACGCCTCCGCCTTCACCGGCGACCGCTCGCGGGCGGCGTACGGCGTCTCCTGGTGGCTGTGCGAGTACCTCGCGCGGTCCTACGGCGAGGGTGCCGTCTGGACGCTCATCTCCCGGTTCCGGGCGGCGGGGGCGCAGGCCGACCCGAGCACGGTCCTGCGAGAGACCCTCGGCGTCTCACCCGAGCAGGTCGCTCGCGGCGCCCGGCGACTGGTGCTGCGCGAGGGCGGCGTCCGGGAGCCGCGCCCGAGCCGGTCGCCCTCATCATCACCGTCGCCGTCGCCTCGCGCGACCTCCTCCGGCTGA
- a CDS encoding helix-turn-helix domain-containing protein — protein sequence MARDGVAVDAAVAAAVAAHVAPGPKQNVSRICRELGISRKMFYDYVKRFRARGVEGFYPDSRRPRRSPTRLPAALEDVLIAIRKHEAEAGWDYGADAVLMRLEEQIEAGTSSWPADRPLPARSTVNRVFDQRGQLVKVPQRKPRRGSRRFERSEVNALWQFDGFEYQLATGETVTVLQLTDDCSRTDLALQAAVSENGSDIWATFCLAVERYGLPVQLLSDNGSAFSGKRRGWISVFERNLTDLGVHAITSRVSHPQTCGKNERAHQRVQKWLKRRPLARIHR from the coding sequence ATGGCCAGAGATGGGGTTGCCGTGGATGCTGCGGTGGCGGCAGCGGTTGCTGCTCACGTCGCGCCGGGTCCGAAGCAGAACGTGTCGAGGATCTGTCGCGAGCTGGGGATCAGCCGCAAGATGTTCTACGACTATGTGAAGCGGTTCAGGGCCCGTGGCGTGGAGGGGTTCTACCCCGACTCGCGTCGCCCGCGGCGCTCACCGACAAGACTCCCCGCCGCGCTTGAGGATGTGTTGATCGCGATCCGTAAGCACGAGGCCGAGGCGGGGTGGGACTACGGCGCGGACGCGGTGTTGATGCGGTTGGAGGAACAGATCGAGGCCGGGACCTCCTCTTGGCCCGCCGACCGTCCGTTGCCGGCTCGGTCCACGGTCAATCGGGTCTTCGACCAGCGGGGCCAGTTGGTCAAGGTTCCTCAACGCAAGCCACGTCGTGGCTCCCGGCGCTTCGAGCGCAGCGAGGTCAACGCGCTGTGGCAGTTCGACGGGTTTGAGTACCAGCTTGCCACCGGCGAGACGGTCACGGTGCTGCAGTTGACCGACGACTGCTCGCGCACGGACTTGGCCCTGCAGGCAGCGGTGTCGGAGAACGGCAGCGACATCTGGGCGACCTTCTGCCTGGCGGTGGAACGCTACGGGTTGCCCGTCCAGCTGCTCAGCGACAACGGGTCGGCGTTCTCGGGCAAACGACGCGGGTGGATCAGTGTCTTCGAGCGCAACCTGACCGACCTCGGGGTGCACGCGATCACCTCCCGGGTCTCTCACCCCCAAACCTGCGGCAAGAACGAGCGAGCCCACCAGCGGGTCCAAAAGTGGCTCAAACGGCGTCCCTTAGCCCGGATCCACCGATGA
- a CDS encoding methionine/alanine import family NSS transporter small subunit codes for MSGSAIVMMLVAMLVLWGGLAWAIIHLMQSDRATAAEARRDL; via the coding sequence ATGTCCGGATCCGCGATCGTGATGATGCTCGTGGCGATGCTCGTCCTGTGGGGCGGCCTCGCGTGGGCGATCATCCACCTGATGCAGAGCGACCGGGCGACGGCCGCGGAGGCCCGACGCGACCTCTGA
- a CDS encoding SigE family RNA polymerase sigma factor: MARRNASAFGDFAIARSAALHRAAYLMVGDVQLAQDLVQEALTTTYVAWPRLRDPANAEAYARKVISTTAITWFRRRSWGERPTDELPEPHLDGLADQVARHETLWAALQQLPPRQRVAVVLRYYEDLTEAQTAAAMDCAVGTVKSQVSAALRTLRRELGDDPALLPHDPIEVS, from the coding sequence ATGGCGCGACGCAATGCCAGCGCATTCGGTGACTTCGCGATCGCCAGGTCCGCCGCGCTGCACCGGGCGGCGTACCTCATGGTGGGCGACGTCCAGTTGGCCCAGGATCTCGTCCAGGAGGCCCTCACCACGACGTACGTCGCGTGGCCGCGACTGCGGGATCCCGCGAACGCCGAGGCTTACGCGCGCAAGGTGATCAGCACGACCGCGATCACCTGGTTCCGCCGGCGGTCCTGGGGCGAGCGCCCCACCGACGAGCTCCCCGAACCCCATCTCGACGGGCTGGCCGACCAGGTCGCCCGCCACGAGACCCTCTGGGCGGCGCTGCAGCAGCTCCCGCCCCGCCAACGGGTGGCGGTGGTCCTGCGCTACTACGAGGACCTGACCGAGGCCCAGACCGCCGCGGCGATGGACTGCGCCGTCGGCACCGTCAAGAGCCAGGTCTCGGCCGCCCTGCGCACGCTGCGGCGCGAGCTCGGCGACGACCCCGCCCTTCTCCCCCACGACCCGATCGAGGTGAGCTGA
- a CDS encoding NAD-dependent epimerase/dehydratase family protein, with protein MRILVLGGTHFVGRALVETLLAAGDQVTTLTSGTSGSPAGGADARYADRRDPAALTEALGSGEWDAVVDTWSLEPLAVRTSVSVLRGRVGHWTYVSSRSVYASPLRTGLDESAPLWPGDPASTDADFYPGAKRGGELAALEADCPVVLARVGLVLGPYENVGRLPFWLERISRGDRVPVPGPPERGIQYVDARDAAAWIRAGASAGRAGTFNVTTPTGEHTFGELMEACRSVADSDAELVWAPPEAVAEAGVAPWTELPIWLPPEHEHAALHDSSTAAAEAAGFVSRPLISTVRDTWTWVQAEGMPSGTARGRQGMDDAAERRLWAAYSRALADGR; from the coding sequence ATGCGCATCCTCGTCCTCGGCGGCACCCACTTCGTCGGTCGCGCGCTGGTGGAGACGCTGCTCGCCGCCGGCGACCAGGTCACCACGCTGACCAGTGGCACCAGCGGGTCGCCTGCTGGGGGCGCGGACGCGAGGTACGCCGATCGGCGGGACCCGGCGGCGCTGACCGAGGCGCTGGGCTCCGGGGAGTGGGACGCGGTCGTCGACACCTGGTCGCTGGAGCCGCTCGCGGTGCGTACCTCGGTCTCGGTGCTGCGCGGCCGGGTCGGCCACTGGACCTACGTCTCCTCGCGGTCGGTCTACGCCTCGCCTCTCCGCACCGGGTTGGACGAGTCGGCGCCGCTGTGGCCCGGGGACCCCGCGTCGACCGACGCCGACTTCTATCCGGGGGCGAAGCGCGGCGGCGAGCTGGCCGCGCTCGAGGCCGACTGCCCCGTCGTCCTGGCGCGGGTGGGGCTGGTGCTCGGGCCGTACGAGAACGTGGGCCGGTTGCCGTTCTGGCTGGAACGGATCTCGCGGGGAGACCGGGTCCCGGTGCCGGGCCCGCCGGAGCGGGGCATCCAGTACGTCGACGCGCGCGACGCTGCTGCCTGGATCCGCGCGGGAGCGTCGGCCGGCCGCGCGGGCACCTTCAACGTCACCACGCCCACCGGTGAGCACACCTTCGGGGAGCTGATGGAGGCGTGCCGCTCGGTGGCCGACAGCGACGCCGAGCTCGTGTGGGCCCCACCGGAGGCCGTCGCGGAGGCAGGCGTGGCGCCGTGGACCGAGCTGCCGATCTGGCTGCCGCCCGAGCACGAGCATGCGGCACTGCACGACTCCTCCACCGCTGCCGCCGAGGCGGCCGGCTTCGTGTCGCGCCCGCTGATCTCGACCGTCCGGGACACGTGGACCTGGGTGCAGGCCGAGGGCATGCCGTCGGGCACCGCTCGCGGGCGCCAGGGGATGGACGACGCCGCCGAACGGCGCCTGTGGGCGGCGTACTCCCGCGCCCTCGCCGATGGGAGGTAG
- a CDS encoding M23 family metallopeptidase yields MRPRTTLRVSASAALSAGLLAGMAAALPTAPAGAAPANSYQMPFPCKQSWTGTTRSGHSPSSYAIDWNRPDDVGDPVVAAADGVVSVADPVDNGGYGRWVRIQHANNENTIYAHMSAINVRGQQKVSRGDVIGWVGTSGNSTGPHLHFETRSGSSVIRPYFGGKAFVFGTTQVSQNCATPPAEPIQTPTDTNVPLAGDLVLDGRADLTVFRRLQEGTFVTRRPGDSDSIRRFGLGSDTPLMGDWDGNGRDNVGYYRPSTSTFVLRRGPQPTIQFGRAGDIPVVGDWDGDGVWDVGVRRGTTFIKRMADGKTYSVSFGGSDDKPVTGDWNADGIADVGAYDAETSTFTLRILGKDWVSRSYTVKFGKPGSIAVTGDWDNNGYTDLGVWDPNTSTFSRRIATRPTGGEFSTETIQFGRAKG; encoded by the coding sequence ATGCGCCCCCGTACGACGCTCCGTGTCTCCGCCAGCGCCGCTCTCTCCGCGGGACTGCTCGCCGGCATGGCGGCAGCGCTGCCGACGGCGCCCGCCGGCGCCGCGCCGGCGAACTCCTACCAGATGCCCTTCCCGTGCAAGCAGAGCTGGACGGGCACCACCCGCTCCGGGCACAGCCCCAGCTCCTACGCGATCGACTGGAACCGGCCTGACGACGTGGGCGACCCCGTGGTGGCGGCCGCCGACGGCGTGGTGTCGGTGGCGGACCCCGTCGACAACGGCGGGTACGGCCGCTGGGTGCGGATCCAGCACGCCAACAACGAGAACACGATCTACGCCCACATGTCGGCGATCAACGTGCGAGGTCAGCAGAAGGTCTCCCGCGGTGACGTCATCGGGTGGGTCGGCACCAGCGGCAACTCGACCGGCCCGCACCTGCACTTCGAGACCCGGTCCGGCTCGAGCGTGATCCGGCCGTACTTCGGCGGGAAGGCGTTCGTCTTCGGCACGACGCAGGTCTCGCAGAACTGCGCGACGCCGCCGGCCGAGCCGATCCAGACCCCCACCGACACCAACGTCCCGCTCGCGGGCGACCTGGTGCTCGACGGCCGAGCCGACCTCACCGTCTTCCGCCGGCTGCAGGAGGGCACGTTCGTGACCCGCCGCCCGGGCGACTCCGACTCCATCCGGCGCTTCGGCCTGGGCAGCGACACCCCGCTCATGGGCGACTGGGACGGCAACGGCCGTGACAACGTCGGGTACTACCGCCCCTCCACGAGCACGTTCGTGCTGCGCCGCGGTCCTCAGCCGACCATCCAGTTCGGCCGCGCCGGGGACATTCCGGTGGTCGGCGACTGGGACGGTGACGGCGTCTGGGACGTCGGCGTGCGCCGCGGCACCACGTTCATCAAGCGGATGGCCGACGGCAAGACCTACAGCGTCAGCTTCGGCGGCAGCGACGACAAGCCGGTCACCGGCGACTGGAACGCCGACGGGATCGCCGACGTGGGCGCCTACGACGCCGAGACCAGCACGTTCACGCTGCGGATCCTCGGCAAGGACTGGGTCAGCCGCTCCTACACCGTGAAGTTCGGCAAGCCCGGCAGCATCGCTGTCACCGGAGACTGGGACAACAACGGCTACACCGACCTCGGCGTGTGGGACCCCAACACCTCCACCTTCAGCCGGCGGATCGCCACCCGGCCGACCGGGGGCGAGTTCTCCACCGAGACGATCCAGTTCGGGCGGGCCAAGGGCTGA
- a CDS encoding sodium-dependent transporter — MTSTSAPAEEKRGSFSSRRVFILAAIGSAVGLGNIWRFPYVAYENGGGAFVIPYLVALLTAGLPFLFLDYAVGHHYRGSAPLSFRRIARWAEPLGWWQVGITFVIAVYYAAVIAWAGRYMFFSLDQAWGGDPEAFLFGEFLQAGDPGIGFDYVSGVTIPLVLVWVVTLVVLALGVQRGIGATAVVFIPILLVAFAALVVVALTLDGAGTGLDALFTPDWAALTETSVWVAAFGQIFFSLSVGFGIMITYASYVDRKSDMTGSGLVVGFANSGFELLAGIGVFAALGFMATAAGVGVNEVATDGLGLAFIAFPTIISEAPGGALIGVLFFGSLVIAGLTSLISVIEVPISAVRDKFQLGRVAASMAVGLPAAVLSIVLLGTTTGVYVLDVVDHFINQFGILLVAVVSMVALSWIFGRTRLLQRHLNRTGSVRLGAWWRWLIGIVTPIVLTFILVREFIANIEEPYEGYPGWLLGSLGWGLCAAVILLSIPLSLLPWRRDVDLSDPEPLETREGRA, encoded by the coding sequence ATGACGAGTACGAGCGCCCCGGCCGAGGAGAAGCGCGGAAGCTTCTCCTCCCGACGGGTCTTCATCCTGGCAGCCATCGGGTCAGCCGTGGGGCTGGGGAACATCTGGCGGTTCCCCTATGTCGCCTACGAGAACGGCGGGGGCGCGTTCGTGATCCCCTACCTGGTCGCCCTGTTGACGGCCGGGCTGCCGTTCCTCTTCCTCGACTACGCCGTCGGGCACCACTACCGCGGCTCGGCGCCGCTCTCCTTCCGCCGGATCGCGCGCTGGGCCGAGCCGCTGGGCTGGTGGCAGGTCGGGATCACCTTCGTGATCGCCGTCTACTACGCCGCCGTCATCGCGTGGGCCGGCCGCTACATGTTCTTCTCCCTGGACCAGGCCTGGGGCGGCGACCCGGAGGCCTTCCTGTTCGGGGAGTTCCTGCAGGCGGGCGACCCGGGCATCGGGTTCGACTACGTCAGCGGGGTGACCATCCCGCTGGTGCTCGTGTGGGTGGTGACCCTGGTCGTCCTCGCGCTCGGCGTGCAGCGCGGCATCGGCGCCACCGCGGTGGTGTTCATCCCCATCCTGCTGGTCGCGTTCGCCGCTCTGGTCGTCGTGGCGCTCACCCTCGACGGCGCCGGCACCGGCCTCGACGCGCTCTTCACCCCCGACTGGGCCGCCCTGACCGAGACCAGCGTGTGGGTGGCGGCGTTCGGGCAGATCTTCTTCTCGCTCTCCGTCGGCTTCGGCATCATGATCACCTACGCCTCCTACGTCGACCGGAAGAGCGACATGACCGGCTCCGGCCTGGTGGTCGGCTTCGCCAACTCCGGCTTCGAGCTGCTGGCCGGCATCGGCGTCTTCGCCGCCCTGGGCTTCATGGCCACCGCGGCGGGTGTCGGCGTCAACGAGGTCGCCACCGACGGGCTCGGCCTCGCCTTTATCGCCTTCCCGACGATCATCAGCGAGGCGCCGGGCGGTGCGCTGATCGGCGTCCTGTTCTTCGGCTCGCTGGTCATCGCCGGCCTCACCTCGCTGATCAGCGTGATCGAGGTGCCCATCTCCGCGGTGCGCGACAAGTTCCAGCTCGGCCGCGTGGCTGCCTCGATGGCGGTGGGCCTGCCGGCCGCCGTCCTCAGCATCGTGCTGCTGGGCACCACCACCGGCGTCTACGTCCTGGACGTGGTGGACCACTTCATCAACCAGTTCGGCATCCTCCTGGTCGCCGTCGTCAGCATGGTGGCGCTCAGCTGGATCTTCGGCAGGACCCGGCTGCTGCAGCGGCACCTCAACCGCACCGGGTCGGTCCGGCTGGGCGCCTGGTGGCGCTGGCTGATCGGCATCGTCACCCCGATCGTGCTCACCTTCATCCTGGTCCGCGAGTTCATCGCCAACATCGAGGAGCCCTACGAGGGCTACCCCGGCTGGCTGCTCGGCTCACTGGGCTGGGGTCTCTGCGCCGCGGTGATCCTGCTCTCGATCCCGCTGTCGCTGCTGCCCTGGCGCAGGGACGTCGACCTGAGCGATCCCGAGCCACTGGAGACCAGGGAAGGGAGGGCGTGA
- a CDS encoding peptidoglycan-binding domain-containing protein, whose amino-acid sequence MNRRPAFWAPTLVLAFIASVLLATPAGASEPWVERAQQRLNALRCDSGPVDGVMGRHTRSAIHRFQSRHGLAQTGELNDATRQRLYSATAKRCDLRPVPARSGTGRRIVLSQRQNWVWLVGPAGGVVAQGPMIDNPAEVSPGTYRSGSYCGRAGRIAANRSYNRLILRNFVRWAPCGIGFHRVPQYESGAQIHADWLLGTNLDRSAGCIRLTRGLSRRIWDFTTTRTTVRVK is encoded by the coding sequence ATGAACCGCCGACCGGCCTTCTGGGCCCCCACCCTCGTGCTGGCGTTCATCGCCAGCGTCCTGCTGGCGACGCCTGCGGGCGCCTCCGAGCCCTGGGTCGAGCGCGCGCAGCAGCGGCTCAACGCGCTGCGCTGCGACTCCGGCCCGGTCGACGGGGTGATGGGGCGCCACACCAGGTCCGCCATCCACCGGTTCCAGTCCCGGCACGGCCTGGCCCAGACCGGAGAGCTGAACGACGCGACGCGGCAGCGGCTCTACTCCGCCACGGCCAAGCGCTGCGACCTCCGCCCGGTGCCTGCACGGTCCGGCACCGGCCGGCGGATCGTGCTGAGCCAGAGGCAGAACTGGGTCTGGCTGGTCGGCCCCGCCGGTGGCGTGGTCGCCCAGGGGCCGATGATCGACAACCCCGCGGAGGTCTCTCCCGGCACCTATCGCAGCGGCTCCTACTGCGGCCGCGCCGGCAGGATCGCGGCGAACCGGTCCTACAACCGGCTGATCCTGCGCAACTTCGTCCGCTGGGCCCCCTGCGGCATCGGCTTCCACCGCGTCCCGCAGTACGAGTCGGGAGCGCAGATCCACGCCGACTGGCTGCTCGGCACCAACCTGGACCGGTCGGCGGGGTGCATCCGCCTCACCCGCGGGCTCTCCCGCAGGATCTGGGACTTCACCACGACCCGGACCACCGTCCGGGTGAAGTGA